In the Bacteroidales bacterium genome, one interval contains:
- a CDS encoding glucan 1,4-alpha-glucosidase produces MKKARLFTLLAAGLFFASSCHRGPAYLNPRLPVEKRAMDLVSRMTLDEKISQMMNSAPAIPRLGIPEYDWWSEGLHGVARAGVATVFPQAIGLAAMWDTSTMFTVASVIGDEFRAKYNDFVKRNERGIFKGLTVWSPNINIFRDPRWGRGQETYGEDPYLTGCTGVAFVKGLQGNDPVYLKTVSTPKHFAVHSGPEPFRHQFDARISQRDFLETYTPAFEACVREGGAWSVMGAYNRYMGEACCASNVLLKETLRGKWGFKGYVVSDCGAIDDIYMFHKIVSTPEEAAAMAVKAGCDLNCGNTYQYLKQAVEKGLITEAEIDTAVKRLFIARIKLGMFDPEEKVPFNKIPIEVNDSKEHRALALESARKSIVLLRNQGNLLPLKKENLKTIAVIGPNANSVDALYGNYNGVSSHPVTPLEGIKNKVGNSAKVLYAQGCSYTDATPSLSPVPAEWLSYDGKPGLRAEYFANTDLKDQPVVTRTDAQIDFAWDGTKPAENLENQNFSVRWTGRLTVPETGKYWLAITADDGLRLFVDGKKVLESWIRQAPTTYKTVLSLEKGKPYDLVVEYYQGAGGAMIRFDYGRAEQDPVKEAVRLASQADVILFFGGLSPSLEGEEMPVKVPGFSGGDRTDIALPAIQENLLKQLYKTGKPMVFVNMSGSAVAFNWAAENIPAILQAWYPGEEGGNAIADVLFGDYNPAGRLPVTFYRSVNDLPPFEDYNMTGRTYKYFTGKPLYPFGYGLSYTSFRYGDLKVQPEVKTGEPLKVSLTVENTGTSDGEEVVQLYVKHPDAKVPVPLSSLQGFRRIFLKAGEKKEVDFTLIPRQLAVIDNDDLRKELPGVVQIIVGGYAPVAGEIPAGFVRADVSIAGEPFVIE; encoded by the coding sequence ATGAAAAAAGCAAGATTATTTACGTTGTTGGCTGCAGGCTTGTTTTTTGCAAGCTCATGCCATCGCGGGCCGGCGTATCTCAATCCCCGGCTTCCGGTTGAGAAGAGGGCCATGGATTTAGTTTCCCGGATGACCCTTGATGAAAAAATCTCCCAGATGATGAATTCGGCTCCTGCCATTCCCCGATTGGGAATTCCCGAATACGACTGGTGGAGCGAGGGCTTGCACGGTGTAGCCCGGGCGGGTGTGGCTACGGTCTTTCCGCAGGCTATCGGCCTCGCCGCCATGTGGGATACCAGTACCATGTTTACCGTAGCATCGGTAATCGGCGATGAATTCCGGGCCAAGTACAATGATTTCGTCAAACGAAATGAAAGAGGAATTTTCAAGGGGCTTACGGTATGGTCTCCCAACATCAATATATTCCGCGATCCAAGATGGGGCCGTGGACAGGAAACTTATGGAGAGGATCCCTACCTGACCGGATGTACGGGCGTTGCCTTTGTAAAAGGATTGCAGGGAAACGACCCGGTGTACCTTAAAACGGTTTCCACTCCAAAACATTTTGCCGTTCACAGCGGTCCCGAACCCTTCCGCCATCAGTTCGATGCCCGCATCAGCCAGCGCGATTTCCTCGAAACCTACACCCCTGCCTTTGAAGCCTGTGTGCGCGAAGGAGGAGCCTGGAGCGTTATGGGGGCATACAACCGCTATATGGGGGAAGCCTGCTGTGCCAGTAATGTCCTCCTGAAAGAGACCCTCCGCGGAAAATGGGGATTCAAAGGCTATGTGGTATCTGACTGCGGGGCTATTGACGATATTTATATGTTCCATAAAATTGTTTCCACGCCCGAAGAGGCTGCCGCAATGGCTGTTAAGGCCGGTTGCGACCTGAACTGCGGCAATACCTACCAGTACCTGAAACAGGCCGTGGAAAAAGGACTCATTACCGAAGCAGAAATTGATACCGCGGTTAAACGGCTGTTCATTGCCCGTATTAAACTGGGTATGTTTGATCCGGAAGAAAAAGTCCCCTTCAATAAAATTCCCATTGAGGTGAATGACTCGAAAGAGCACAGGGCATTGGCCCTTGAATCTGCCCGCAAAAGCATTGTGCTTCTCCGCAACCAGGGCAATCTGCTTCCGCTGAAAAAGGAAAATCTGAAAACTATTGCCGTGATCGGGCCAAATGCCAACAGCGTGGACGCTCTGTACGGAAATTATAACGGGGTTTCCTCTCATCCGGTAACACCTCTTGAAGGTATCAAAAATAAGGTGGGAAATTCGGCTAAAGTTCTGTATGCTCAGGGATGCAGTTATACTGATGCTACGCCTTCCCTTTCTCCCGTTCCTGCAGAATGGCTCAGTTATGACGGGAAGCCCGGCCTCAGGGCCGAATATTTTGCCAATACGGATTTAAAGGATCAGCCTGTTGTTACCCGTACTGATGCACAAATTGATTTTGCCTGGGACGGAACAAAACCGGCTGAAAATCTTGAGAATCAGAACTTTTCGGTACGGTGGACAGGCCGTCTTACTGTTCCCGAAACGGGCAAGTACTGGTTGGCCATTACTGCCGATGATGGCCTGCGGCTTTTTGTGGACGGTAAAAAAGTTCTGGAAAGCTGGATTCGTCAGGCCCCCACAACCTACAAGACAGTTCTTTCCCTTGAAAAAGGAAAACCGTATGATCTTGTAGTTGAATATTACCAGGGTGCGGGAGGGGCAATGATCCGTTTCGATTACGGCCGAGCAGAGCAGGATCCGGTGAAAGAAGCTGTTCGGCTCGCTTCACAGGCCGATGTAATTCTGTTTTTTGGCGGATTGTCTCCCTCGCTTGAGGGTGAGGAAATGCCCGTAAAAGTGCCTGGTTTCAGCGGTGGTGATCGTACCGACATAGCCTTGCCTGCTATCCAGGAAAATCTTCTGAAGCAGCTTTACAAGACCGGCAAGCCGATGGTATTTGTTAACATGAGCGGATCGGCCGTGGCGTTTAACTGGGCCGCCGAAAATATTCCTGCTATCCTGCAGGCATGGTATCCGGGCGAGGAAGGAGGAAATGCCATTGCCGACGTATTGTTCGGCGACTATAACCCGGCAGGGCGACTTCCTGTGACTTTCTACCGCTCGGTAAACGACCTTCCTCCCTTTGAGGATTACAACATGACGGGACGCACGTACAAATACTTTACCGGGAAACCCCTCTATCCGTTTGGTTACGGATTGAGCTATACTTCGTTCCGGTATGGCGACCTGAAGGTTCAGCCGGAGGTAAAAACCGGCGAACCCCTGAAGGTCAGTTTAACCGTTGAAAATACCGGAACATCCGACGGAGAGGAAGTGGTGCAATTGTATGTGAAGCATCCCGATGCAAAGGTGCCGGTGCCTCTTTCCTCACTGCAGGGCTTTCGCAGGATATTCCTGAAAGCAGGAGAGAAAAAGGAAGTGGATTTTACCCTGATTCCGCGTCAGCTGGCAGTGATTGACAACGACGATTTACGGAAAGAACTCCCGGGTGTCGTTCAGATTATCGTTGGTGGCTATGCTCCCGTAGCCGGTGAAATTCCCGCAGGATTTGTCCGGGCTGATGTCAGCATTGCAGGAGAACCGTTTGTAATAGAGTAA
- a CDS encoding Gfo/Idh/MocA family oxidoreductase gives MTNRRDFLKLTALTGLSFYLSPAFAMAQEVKKPAVRIGLIGAGLRGCSHLELLLARNDVVVPAICDIDPERIEVAKSIFRKAGKKEPEVYTGSEWAWEKLLQRTDIDGVVIATPWLWHTKMTVGAMKAGKYAGVEVSAATTLDECWDLVNAHEETGVPMMILENVCYRRDIMAVLNMVRQNVFGEILYAHCGYQHDLREVKFEPGVEFGDKGVHEARWRTQHSVYQNGDIYPTHGLGPVAVMMNINRGNRFLSLTASATKTRGLHKYIVDKAGPDHPNAKVRFRLGDIVTSTITTVNGENIVVIHDTNNPRPYSLGFRIQGTQGLWMDDGDQVYVEGISSPDQWDKAETWLNKYDHPLWKKYEHLAEGAGHGGMDFYVINAFVEIIRRQAPAPLDAYDAAAWSAVTPLSEASIAAGGAPQEFPDFTNGQWMVRKPIFALDDTY, from the coding sequence ATGACAAACCGGAGAGATTTCCTTAAACTGACAGCACTTACCGGGCTGTCGTTTTACCTGAGTCCTGCCTTTGCTATGGCTCAGGAAGTTAAGAAACCAGCCGTCCGCATTGGCCTTATTGGGGCCGGTTTGCGAGGTTGCTCCCATCTCGAGCTTCTTCTGGCACGCAATGATGTGGTTGTTCCGGCTATCTGCGACATCGATCCCGAACGGATTGAAGTGGCAAAAAGTATATTCCGTAAGGCAGGAAAAAAAGAACCGGAAGTTTATACCGGCAGTGAATGGGCCTGGGAAAAACTTCTGCAACGAACAGATATTGATGGGGTGGTTATCGCCACTCCCTGGCTCTGGCATACCAAAATGACCGTGGGTGCCATGAAAGCAGGCAAATATGCCGGAGTAGAGGTGTCGGCAGCTACTACCCTCGACGAATGCTGGGATCTGGTCAATGCACACGAAGAAACCGGCGTACCCATGATGATTCTTGAAAATGTGTGTTACCGCCGCGATATTATGGCCGTTTTGAACATGGTTCGGCAGAATGTATTCGGCGAAATCCTGTATGCCCATTGCGGTTATCAGCACGATCTGCGCGAAGTGAAATTTGAACCCGGCGTGGAATTTGGCGATAAGGGAGTTCATGAAGCACGCTGGCGTACACAACATTCTGTCTATCAGAACGGGGATATTTATCCAACCCATGGTCTCGGACCGGTAGCCGTTATGATGAACATTAACCGGGGCAACAGGTTCCTTTCGCTTACCGCTTCGGCAACCAAAACGCGCGGACTGCATAAGTACATTGTTGACAAGGCCGGCCCCGACCACCCGAATGCCAAAGTCCGATTCCGGCTTGGAGATATTGTAACCTCAACCATTACAACCGTAAATGGTGAAAATATTGTGGTAATTCACGATACCAACAATCCGAGGCCGTATTCGCTTGGTTTCCGTATCCAGGGTACGCAGGGATTGTGGATGGATGACGGCGACCAGGTATATGTGGAAGGAATCAGTTCCCCGGATCAGTGGGATAAGGCAGAAACCTGGTTAAATAAATATGATCACCCGCTTTGGAAAAAGTATGAACATCTGGCAGAAGGAGCCGGACACGGAGGAATGGACTTTTATGTTATCAATGCTTTCGTTGAAATTATCCGCCGTCAGGCTCCGGCTCCTCTGGATGCCTATGATGCTGCTGCGTGGAGCGCGGTAACACCCCTTTCAGAAGCTTCCATAGCTGCCGGCGGGGCTCCCCAGGAGTTTCCCGACTTTACCAACGGACAGTGGATGGTTCGCAAACCTATCTTTGCTCTGGATGATACGTATTAA